GATTTCTATTCGACGGAATAGGTAGCATTAAGCTAAGTGAATCTTATATCCAGACTTTAAGGGATGGCGGTGTGGAGTGCGCGTGTTTTTTTCCACTAAGACCTTCCTTTTTGAAGAAGAGGATGAATTATCGCAATCATCGAAAAATCATTGTTGTAGATGGGGAGATCGGCTTTATTGGTGGGATTAATGTTGGAGATGAATACATAGGAAAGCACCCACGTCTAGGCTACTGGAGAGATACTCACATTAGGCTGGAGGGGGACTCAGTCTATTGGCTTCAAGAGGTTTTTCTGAAGGACTGGGAGATGGCGACGCGAGAAAAGCCGAATCATGCAGCGTTCTTCCCCAATCATTCCTGTGAAAATGAAGAAGCGGTACAAATCGTTCCTGCTGGACCTAATCGGAGTGGAGATGCGATTCACGACTCCATCTTCGCAATGGTGTCATCTGCACGAGAGCGCATATGGATAACTACGCCGTATTTCATTCCAAGCGCAAGCATTGCCATGGCGCTGCATGACGCTGCATTGAGCGGATTAGACGTACGAATTATTATCCCTTATGTACCAGATTCGTGGCTAGTTCACTATGCGACATTGTCTTATGTAGAAGAAATGATGCGTTCAGGAGTCAGAGTCTGGCAGTATAAAAAAGGCTTTATCCACGCCAAAACCCTTGTTGCGGACAAGCTTGTTGCAGTCGTTGGCTCAGCTAATATGGATCTGCGCAGCTTTTACAGTAACTTTGAGATTAATGCTCATCTGTTTGATCTTGAAGCTATCGAACATATGGAAAGAGATTTTCTGCTGGATCTGGATAACAGCACAGAAATCAATTTACAGAGGTTTCTGAAGCGTCCGCGCAAGCAGAAGCTGAAGGAAGCTATGTCACGAATTTTATCCCCATTGCTTTAAGGGATTTGATTAATGATGTCCGCAAGAGATTGCCGGGGAGCGGTGGACAAGATGTCGCCCTGTGCTCGAAGCCGCTGCCTAATGTTAAGTAAGTGGAAATCGGTTGGTTTGACGTTAAGCTGAACCTCCTCCCAAGAAATCGGTGTGGACACAGTTGCGCCGGGGCGAGCTCTAGGAGAATAGGGTGCTGGTAATGTTTTGCCAGCATAGTGCTGGAGATAGTCCAAATAGATGAGGTCACCGCGATCCTTCGTCATACGTTCTACGGTAAATAGCTTAGGGTGCTGGGCAACGAGATATTCGGATACGAATTTGCCAAACCGTCTGAGCTTGTCAAAGTCGGGTCCACGCTCAATAGGCATGACGATTTGCACACCAGTTGCTCCGGAGGTTTTGGGTATGGCGTGTAATCCGAGTGATTTTAGTAGCTGCCCTACGAGAGATGTTGCTTCCATAAGGCGAGGCTCATCCTTTAGAGTAGGATCGATATCAAGCATCCATGTATTCGGTAGTACATTGGCAATTTCATCAGAGGCGACATGGAATTCAAGACTATACAGGCTCCCCATCCACAGAAGAGTAGGCACGGAATCCATTACCACATAGCGGATACTGCCGTCTTGCGCAGTGCGGACATAGTCAGGGGTGGGCTTGGGACAATTTTTCTGGTAAAAGGAAGTTCCGTGTATGCCCTCTGGAAAACGAATTGTTGTTAAGTATCGACCTGTGCTATAGGGGAGTAAATATGGTGCCAGCTCTGCAAGTATTTGTACATAATCTAGCTTAGTAATCTCAAGCTCAGGCCATATGAGCTTGTCTGGGTGGGATATGGTTAATTCAAACTCATCAAGCCGCACAATCGTTGGTCGCTGTGCCATTTCGTTCCCCTTCCATCTTTGTGTTCTCATTAGCATTTCCAGATGTGACAAGAAGGACTCTATCTAATGATCGATATTAGACTTTCCTTCCTCAAGAATCTGATCTAGCGTATAATGGGAAGATGGGGTGATGAGAATGGATCAGTCGCAATTATGTCCTCGATTTGAGAAGGCTATGGAAATATTGAGTAAACGTTGGACAGCTTTGATTGTATATCAGCTGCTCGCTGGTCCTCAGCGTTTTGCTCGAATTGAGAGCTCATTGCCTAATCTAAGCGGTAAAGTACTGTCCGAACGGCTAAAGGAATTAGAAGCCGAGAGCATCATTCAACGTGACGTTTATCCCGAAACGCCAGTGCGCATTGAGTATAAGCTAACGGATAAAGGCAAAGCCTTAGCTCCGTTATTTAATAATATTGAAAGCTGGTCGAGCGAGTGGATCGAGCTGAAGGAATAACATTATCGCTTCCATACTGCTGATAGTAGCAGCTTGGGGGCGATTTTTGTTATGGAGGGTGGTAGAAGCTGTGCAATCTATGTATGTATTCTAGCCGAACAGTCCACTCTTTAGAGGATAGGTGGAAGCACCTAATTATTCATTTAAGGAGGTATTGGGCAGATGGAATGGCTTCCCCTTGCGCCCTTCGAACCGATCTCGGCTACGCAAATACCGACTGGAGAACAATGGATCGCCCAAATAAAATGGGACGGCGTTAGAATGTTAACTTATTTTGACGGTCAAGAGGTTAGATTATTCAATCGCAGGCTTAACGAACGAACGATGCAATATCCGGAGCTATCGCAGCCCTCGACATTTTGCCGTTCATCATCGTTTATTATTGATGGGGAGCTAATAGCCTTCGATGAGAACAAGCCGTCATTTCATGAAATCATGAAGCGAGATAGCTTGCGCAGATTAGATCATATCGAACGAGCTGTGAAACGAACTCCAGTCGTATATATGATTTTTGATGTGCTGTATATTGAGGGTAAATCAGTTATGGATAAACCCTTATTGGAGAGACAAGCACTATTAAACGAATATATTATCCCTCATGACAATATACAGGTTGTGCAAAATTTCAGTGATGCCTCCCAGCTGTTAAAGGTTATGAAAGCTCATCAGATGGAAGGAATCGTCTGCAAAAATACAGAAAGCACCTATTCTGTAGCAGGGAAGGATAAGCGATGGCAGAAGATCAAGATTTTTTATGATCTTCATGCCATCGTAGGAGGCATTACGTTAAACCATGACACCGTAAACTCCATGCTCCTAGGCTTGTATAATGCAACAGGTGAATTTGTATATATCGGGCATTCCGGTCCAGGCAAGCTAGCGGGGATGGAGCTACAAAATTTAACCAATCAAGCTAAAGCAGCGATAATCCCTGAAATGCCCTTTATGAATAAGCCGGAAAGGTATAAGGATGTACTGTGGGTGAATCCGCAGATTATCGTAAAGATTCAATATATGGAATGGACAACGCATGGAACAATGAGACACCCAACTGTACAAGCAATTGTTACGGCGGTTCATTTGGAGGACTGTACTTTTAAGCAGCTTGATTGAAATGTGGATTCCGGACCGATTAGGGTGAAAAGGGTTTCTCCACAATCGTTTAGGGAACGGCGCCCTCTTTCTTGCGACCACGTGTGCCACGAGGCTTGGCTTTGCTACGGTCTTCCCCTGTGTCGGTTGGCGTAGCAGCAGTGGTAGGTGGCTTAGCTGGCTTTGAATTCGTAGCCTCTAGGCTAGCCTGGAGAGCTGCCATAAGATCTATGACATTTGTTCTTTCTGCGGCAGGAGCCGTAATAATATCCGTGCCTTCACCAGCAATTTTACGTTGGATAGCTTCTTGCAAGGCAATTCGGTAATCGTCCGTATATTTGGCCGGATCAAAGGGAGTTGAAAGCTGATCAATGAGCATTTTAGCCATTGTTAGCTCCCGTTCATTAACGGAAGTTTGCTCGGGTAAGTTTGGTACCTGCTGTAAGGGGCGGATTTCATCTGGGTAGTGCATGGTTTCCATGCATATACAATTGTCTACAGCCCGAATAGCGGCCAAGCTACTTTTGCTTCGTATTGCGATTTTAGCTATACCGATTTTACCCGATTGACGCATAGCCTCGAGCAACAAATTATAAGCACCTGAGCCTGCTTGGTCGGGAGATAAATAATAAGCCTTCTGATAATATAAGGGATCAATTTCCGTCAAATCGACAAAATCCAAAATTTGAATCGTTCGAGTATTTTCCGGCTTTATAGCGTCAAGCTCATCGGATTCGAACAAGACGAAACGATCCTTTTCGCTTTCGTAGCCCTTCGAGATGTCATCCCATCCCAGTTCCTTCTCGCAATGAGGGCAGGTGCGAACATTGGCGATAGGCGTACCGCATTCTTTGTGAATCATCCGTAAATGAATATCTTTGTCTTCAGTAGCTGTGAACATTTTGACAGGTACATGAACCAAGCCGAAGCTGATCGCACCTTTCCAGACCGTATGCATGGGTATTGGCTCCCTTTTACTCAAGGTGTTTACTCCTTTATAAGCTTCCCCGTCCGAATGGAAAACAATCGTGCAGGGAATATTGGAAAGGGTTATAAGCCAGAAACCAAGGAGACGAAGAAGCATGGACTCGGAAAATGTACAGGGTAAGGGCAATTCAGACTCTATTCATGAGGGCAAGGACGTCTACGACATGGATATAGACCGAATGATTAACGAAGGATTGGGTGGGGGGCAGGTAACTCTTCATAATGGGCTGATCTCGGAATCAACGACGGATACAATGGAGGAAAATAATCCATGAATGCACAGAGAGCAAAGGAAATTTATGAATCATCTGATAATATATCGGTT
This portion of the Cohnella abietis genome encodes:
- the cls gene encoding cardiolipin synthase, which encodes MIVLALSILLFIFIFQAATILLLEFRRPAHATAWLFILFLFPLVGFILYYFLATEYRRSRKARRRGSLDQRRRAMLIAKSTNVTRASELPAPDFASQTRLFRAILKGGELPISLKNRCEIYNNGYDTYEAMIKAIRRAKDHIHLASYIVRDDETGRMFQKELIEKAQQGVQVRFLFDGIGSIKLSESYIQTLRDGGVECACFFPLRPSFLKKRMNYRNHRKIIVVDGEIGFIGGINVGDEYIGKHPRLGYWRDTHIRLEGDSVYWLQEVFLKDWEMATREKPNHAAFFPNHSCENEEAVQIVPAGPNRSGDAIHDSIFAMVSSARERIWITTPYFIPSASIAMALHDAALSGLDVRIIIPYVPDSWLVHYATLSYVEEMMRSGVRVWQYKKGFIHAKTLVADKLVAVVGSANMDLRSFYSNFEINAHLFDLEAIEHMERDFLLDLDNSTEINLQRFLKRPRKQKLKEAMSRILSPLL
- the ligD gene encoding non-homologous end-joining DNA ligase; the protein is MAQRPTIVRLDEFELTISHPDKLIWPELEITKLDYVQILAELAPYLLPYSTGRYLTTIRFPEGIHGTSFYQKNCPKPTPDYVRTAQDGSIRYVVMDSVPTLLWMGSLYSLEFHVASDEIANVLPNTWMLDIDPTLKDEPRLMEATSLVGQLLKSLGLHAIPKTSGATGVQIVMPIERGPDFDKLRRFGKFVSEYLVAQHPKLFTVERMTKDRGDLIYLDYLQHYAGKTLPAPYSPRARPGATVSTPISWEEVQLNVKPTDFHLLNIRQRLRAQGDILSTAPRQSLADIINQIP
- a CDS encoding winged helix-turn-helix transcriptional regulator, with the translated sequence MDQSQLCPRFEKAMEILSKRWTALIVYQLLAGPQRFARIESSLPNLSGKVLSERLKELEAESIIQRDVYPETPVRIEYKLTDKGKALAPLFNNIESWSSEWIELKE
- a CDS encoding ATP-dependent DNA ligase, whose product is MEWLPLAPFEPISATQIPTGEQWIAQIKWDGVRMLTYFDGQEVRLFNRRLNERTMQYPELSQPSTFCRSSSFIIDGELIAFDENKPSFHEIMKRDSLRRLDHIERAVKRTPVVYMIFDVLYIEGKSVMDKPLLERQALLNEYIIPHDNIQVVQNFSDASQLLKVMKAHQMEGIVCKNTESTYSVAGKDKRWQKIKIFYDLHAIVGGITLNHDTVNSMLLGLYNATGEFVYIGHSGPGKLAGMELQNLTNQAKAAIIPEMPFMNKPERYKDVLWVNPQIIVKIQYMEWTTHGTMRHPTVQAIVTAVHLEDCTFKQLD
- the ku gene encoding non-homologous end joining protein Ku, translated to MHTVWKGAISFGLVHVPVKMFTATEDKDIHLRMIHKECGTPIANVRTCPHCEKELGWDDISKGYESEKDRFVLFESDELDAIKPENTRTIQILDFVDLTEIDPLYYQKAYYLSPDQAGSGAYNLLLEAMRQSGKIGIAKIAIRSKSSLAAIRAVDNCICMETMHYPDEIRPLQQVPNLPEQTSVNERELTMAKMLIDQLSTPFDPAKYTDDYRIALQEAIQRKIAGEGTDIITAPAAERTNVIDLMAALQASLEATNSKPAKPPTTAATPTDTGEDRSKAKPRGTRGRKKEGAVP